One window of Drosophila kikkawai strain 14028-0561.14 unplaced genomic scaffold, DkikHiC1v2 scaffold_128, whole genome shotgun sequence genomic DNA carries:
- the LOC138929312 gene encoding uncharacterized protein, which translates to MSEEKLRSGRDDETQALAVMRAEQELMRDFQRLKQKVRHSPPASAPDIHPVSAPPKVHLPVLCFGDIIEDQATPKRSWDAVSPDGKQAEAHKRQKVEANAPALVEKLGAMLDEMIAKFTDTKSNNKKVVRHVTQGTIDSMQAMKKLQLEIVAALADGHTKGSTTSASQQTTPTLATMNPSAVPENRPRNAAWQQVKAKPRPKKAEVKDTSGDNNGSRATHPAMPRKQRADAIIIKCSAGSYADMLKIVKTEPSLQGLKDNVQGLRRTANGGLLLRMQKNLDPSTQQLQAALKTAISGKAEVAVMQETVQVEIRDLDDMTSADEVTMALFAGEECDVPRDASPRMRKGFGGTQIATVNLRPEHARRAAQDLLSQTAIEQRIDIAILSEPYKAKPEGVWQQSADGGAAIWSCGQPPEHLSQRASRPGYARAKCQATTIYSCYLPPSMHIDAFKDVIQEIAQDARGRSPVIIAGDFNAWSTTWGSTATTQRGTALLDALATLDVCLLNDGGKCTYSKAGRESIIDLTFASPELTRSVYWEVTDLLTYSDHAAIVIKTSHSLPSLPNRQPAYKVGTLNVEELLENMDGNTISGDANTCADEVSARIKTACDAAMESSTRGQGRRPVPWWNQEIATARKESYLRLTISEEEVMSAVASSKISKAPGPDGIPNAALHAVIRANTSLFTELYNKCIGERTFPRIWKQQRLVLIPKPGKLNDDPSSYRPLCMLNTLGKIFERIICSRLEREIEERGALSGHQHGFRKKRSTIDAIREVTQLAANAIEGERWQGGTKQYCLVCTLDVKNAFNSANWSLVLQALQRAGISGYLIKLIADYFKDRVLLYESDAGHQQHQVTGGVPQGSVLGPILWNVMYDGVLRLPLPPGCAVVGFADDIALVTVEKHLTEVSTKCSRAIDILMSWLADNGLSLAEHKTEAVLISSRKIVEKVSFRVGSTTIESTPVIKYLGVMIDHRLNFKTHLEYAAAKASKATAAISRMMANNRGPKQHSRRLIATVVTSTILYAAPIWADAMKTVSYSRQCKSVYRRCALRISSCFCTVSEEAALVVSGTVPIELLAEERRTGNSGSRTQRSDTIARWQVRWNNASTGRWTHRLIPDLVPWIQRRTGQLDFHTTQIITGHGCFKAYLHRFKHEANPYCDYCGSAVIEDAEHVFFACPLFSAERAALEAATNRRLTPENLIRCMLEMPSNWDAVAEMAATVMREMRRREQIRRTEDT; encoded by the exons ATGAGTGAGGAGAAGCTGCGATCAGGCCGGGACGACGAGACCCAGGCACTAGCAGTAATGAGAGCTGAGCAGGAGCTGATGCGGGACTTCCAGCGACTCAAGCAGAAGGTCCGGCACTCGCCTCCGGCCAGCGCGCCGGATATCCACCCGGTGTCAGCGCCGCCGAAAGTGCATCTGCCGGTTTTATGCTTTGGCGACATAATCGAAGATCAGGCAACCCCGAAGCGAAGCTGGGACGCGGTAAGCCCTGACGGGAAGCAGGCCGAAGCCCACAAGAGGCAAAAGGTCGAAGCTAATGCCCCAGCGCTAGTCGAGAAGCTAGGAGCAATGCTCGACGAAATGATTGCGAAGTTTACCGACACtaagagcaacaacaagaaggtAGTACGGCACGTCACGCAGGGGACGATCGATTCGATGCAAGCTATGAAGAAGCTGCAGCTCGAAATCGTTGCCGCACTCGCTGACGGCCACACCAAGGGATCCACTACGAGTGCAAGCCAGCAGACCACCCCCACGCTGGCTACCATGAACCCTAGTGCTGTGCCTGAAAACAGACCGCGAAATGCGGCATGGCAGCAGGTCAAGGCTAAACCCAGACCTAAGAAAGCAGAAGTCAAAGATACGAGCGGCGATAACAATGGGAGCCGTGCAACTCACCCTGCAATGCCCAGGAAGCAGCGCGCCGACGCAATTATAATCAAATGCAGCGCAGGATCATACGCAGACATGCTCAAGATTGTCAAAACTGAGCCCTCTCTACAGGGACTCAAGGACAATGTGCAAGGATTGCGGAGGACAGCGAACGGTGGACTCCTCCTAAGAATGCAGAAAAACCTGGACCCATCCACGCAGCAGCTGCAAGCAGCCCTAAAGACTGCCATCTCCGGTAAAGCAGAGGTGGCGGTTATGCAGGAGACGGTCCAAGTGGAGATCCGCGACCTAGACGACATGACCAGCGCGGATGAGGTCACCATGGCCCTGTTTGCGGGAGAAGAGTGCGACGTACCACGAGACGCCTCACCCAGGATGAGAAAAGGGTTCGGCGGAACGCAAATAGCGACGGTCAACCTCAGACCCGAGCATGCGCGGAG AGCAGCCCAAGACTTACTGTCGCAGACGGCGATTGAGCAGAGAATCGACATCGCTATACTGAGTGAACCCTACAAGGCAAAACCAGAAGGAGTATGGCAGCAAAGCGCGGATGGCGGGGCTGCCATCTGGAGCTGTGGACAGCCTCCGGAACACCTATCGCAGAGAGCTTCGAGACCTGGCTACGCCAGGGCCAAGTGCCAGGCGACTACAATATACAGCTGCTACCTTCCGCCAAGTATGCACATAGATGCATTCAAGGATGTAATCCAGGAGATTGCCCAAGACGCTCGGGGACGATCCCCGGTAATAATTGCCGGGGACTTCAACGCATGGTCCACCACGTGGGGGAGCACGGCAACAACTCAGAGGGGAACCGCCTTACTAGATGCCCTGGCGACCCTGGATGTCTGCCTTCTCAACGACGGAGGCAAATGCACATACAGCAAGGCAGGCCGAGAATCAATTATCGACCTAACCTTCGCCAGCCCGGAGCTCACTAGGAGCGTCTACTGGGAAGTCACTGACCTCCTCACCTACAGCGACCACGCAGCGATAGTGATAAAGACGAGTCACTCCCTGCCGAGCCTTCCGAATCGGCAACCTGCCTACAAAGTAGGCACTCTAAATGTCGAGGAACTCCTAGAAAACATGGATGGCAATACCATTTCTGGCGACGCAAACACTTGCGCAGACGAGGTATCTGCGAGGATCAAGACAGCTTGCGATGCGGCAATGGAGAGCTCGACTAGAGGACAAGGAAGGCgaccagtcccctggtggaaccAAGAGATAGCCACAGCCAGGAAAGA GAGCTATTTGAGGCTCACCATCAGCGAAGAGGAAGTCATGAGCGCGGTGGCCAGTAGCAAAATATCCAAGGCCCCGGGACCAGATGGCATCCCAAACGCGGCACTGCACGCCGTAATCAGAGCAAATACGAGCCTATTCACAGAGCTGTACAACAAGTGCATCGGCGAGCGTACCTTCCCGAGAATTTGGAAGCAGCAAAGACTTGTGCTTATCCCGAAGCCTGGTAAACTGAACGACGATCCTTCCTCATACCGACCCCTCTGTATGCTAAACACATTGGGGAAGATATTTGAGCGCATCATCTGCAGCAGACTGGAGAGAGAAATCGAGGAACGCGGAGCACTCTCGGGCCACCAGCATGGGTTCCGAAAGAAGAGAAGCACAATCGACGCGATCCGAGAAGTGACCCAGCTTGCAGCAAATGCGATcgaaggcgaaagatggcaggGTGGCACTAAGCAATACTGCCTTGTATGTACCCTCGAcgtcaaaaatgcatttaattcgGCAAATTGGAGCCTAGTCCTGCAGGCATTGCAGCGCGCTGGCATATCTGGATACCTGATCAAGTTAATAGCCGACTATTTCAAAGACCGAGTGCTCCTATATGAATCTGATGCCGGCCACCAACAGCACCAAGTCACAGGAGGCGTACCGCAAGGCTCAGTTCTTGGGCCTATCctgtggaacgtcatgtatgacgGGGTTCTCAGGCTCCCATTACCACCTGGCTGCGCGGTAGTGGGGTTCGCGGACGACATCGCActggtcacggtggagaagcacctAACCGAAGTCTCTACAAAATGCAGCCGCGCCATCGACATACTGATGTCCTGGCTCGCAGACAACGGGCTCTCGCTGGCCGAGCAcaaaacggaagcagtgctcataaGCAGCAGAAAAATAGTAGAGAAGGTGAGCTTCAGGGTCGGCTCGACTACCATTGAGTCCACCCCGGTGATCAAGTACCTGGGAGTCATGATCGACCACAGGCTGAACTTCAAGACCCATCTGGAATATGCTGCGGCCAAGGCATCCAAAGCTACCGCTGCCATttcgaggatgatggccaacaacCGTGGCCCCAAGCAGCACAGCAGGCGACTGATAGCGACAGTGGTGACCTCGACCATCCTGTATGCCGCGCCTATATGGGCTGATGCCATGAAGACCGTTAGCTACAGCCGGCAATGCAAGTCTGTTTACAGACGTTGTGCACTGCGAATTTCCAGTTGCTTTTGCACGGTCTCGGAAGAGGCGGCGCTAGTGGTATCGGGAACCGTACCGATCGAACTTCTGGCAGAAGAGCGAAGGACCGGAAACTCAGGCAGCAGAACCCAACGGAGTGACACTATCGCACGGTGGCAAGTGAGATGGAACAACGCGAGCACAGGCCGATGGACCCATAGGCTCATCCCTGACCTGGTACCCTGGATCCAGCGTCGCACTGGGCAGTTGGATTTTCACACCACGCAGATCATAACTGGCCATGGATGCTTTAAGGCTTACCTGCACAGGTTCAAGCACGAAGCCAATCCATACTGCGACTACTGCGGGAGCGCAGTTATCGAGGATGCGGAGCATGTCTTTTTCGCGTGCCCTCTATTCTCGGCAGAACGAGCTGCGCTGGAAGCAGCCACGAATCGTCGCCTTACACCAGAAAATCTAATCAGATGTATGCTAGAGATGCCCTCCAATTGGGATGCTGTTGCGGAAATGGCAGCCACCGTGATGCGAGAGATGAGACGCCGGGAGCAGATCCGACGCACTGAAGACACCTGA
- the LOC121502676 gene encoding uncharacterized protein: MNTTKQSASDLVGEVKPHHKSTESELDEEELLRSDDETLAPSNTEGGVKTSTPQTTQLKHTKAAASQAKATGKHGKTKPWTHQQRKAQASKAHFILAEIARNEKEGKADPRDAADKARFLAVIEEYERYEKEHPETSLPPQAKRNRSQEVSESAPKRAKDAKGAPRPTTFVKPAKKFSEVARDSLAMALIDELNDDGRLLMEKWEEVETQLAEMVTDKLLSEPTGQSPSFDSSDMVRGHRVIRCDDEFSRDFLADCVASLSKAWKGISIKLVPAKDIPRRPRARIWLPKGLSSHERVLKTLRAMNKGVDMEDWAILRAEREMKSSQPYLFLINQRCLEQLKAADNKVRYGIRKAKVKVFLDEPDDILEDEVEDANKLLDDLAIDDSTPNTTPI; this comes from the coding sequence ATGAATACAACTAAACAATCCGCTTCGGACCTCGTGGGGGAGGTAAAACCCCACCACAAATCGACGGAAAGCGAActcgacgaggaggagctactgCGCTCAGACGACGAGACGCTAGCTCCGTCCAATACAGAGGGAGGTGTAAAGACAAGCACACCTCAAACGACACAACTGAAGCACACTAAAGCGGcggcaagccaagccaaagcgacCGGTAAACACGGGAAGACAAAACCGTGGACACACCAACAACGAAAGGCGCAGGCAAGCAAGGCCCATTTCATCCTCGCCGAAATAGCGAGGAATGAAAAGGAGGGCAAAGCCGACCCGCGCGACGCTGCAGACAAAGCCAGATTTCTAGCAGTGATCGAGGAATACGAGCGCTACGAGAAGGAGCACCCGGAGACGTCTTTGCCTCCTCAAGCAAAGCGTAACCGCTCACAAGAGGTGAGTGAGAGCGCTCCAAAGAGGGCCAAGGACGCTAAGGGAGCACCGAGGCCGACCACGTTCGTCAAACCGGCGAAAAAGTTCAGCGAGGTGGCCAGAGACAGCCTCGCAATGGCACTTATAGATGAGCTCAACGACGATGGGCGCCTGCTGATGGAGAAATGGGAGGAGGTCGAGACCCAGTTGGCGGAGATGGTAACCGACAAATTACTGTCCGAGCCAACGGGCCAGTCACCCTCCTTTGACTCCTCAGACATGGTTAGGGGGCACCGGGTAATCAGGTGCGACGACGAGTTTTCGCGGGATTTCCTGGCGGATTGCGTTGCCAGTCTAAGCAAGGCATGGAAAGGGATTAGCATAAAGCTAGTCCCCGCCAAGGACATCCCAAGGAGACCCAGAGCTCGCATCTGGTTGCCCAAGGGGCTGTCTAGCCATGAAAGGGTGCTCAAGACTCTGCGAGCAATGAATAAGGGAGTCGACATGGAGGACTGGGCCATTCTCAGAGCTGAGAGAGAAATGAAGTCCAGCCAGCCATATCTGTTCTTAATCAACCAGCGCTGCCTAGAACAGCTGAAGGCAGCAGACAACAAGGTCCGGTACGGCATCAGGAAAGCCAAGGTGAAGGTCTTCCTAGACGAACCGGACGACATCCTGGAAGATGAAGTCGAGGACGCCAATAAGCTGCTGGACGATTTGGCGATCGACGACAGCACCCCCAACACCACCCCGATCTAA